In the genome of Tautonia marina, one region contains:
- the coaD gene encoding pantetheine-phosphate adenylyltransferase, whose protein sequence is MELSSRTAVFTGTFDPITLGHLDVISRGRLLFEHLVVAIGVNPTKQVLFPIEERVDLAQRVLGQFENVEVRAFEGLTVDFVRSIGARVILRGLRTLSDMEYEFSMTLTNHRLDPGIETVFLMADGEYAHVSSSLIKQVARYGGPEALGRFVPKALVTPILEKVRNALV, encoded by the coding sequence ATGGAATTGTCGTCCCGAACGGCCGTCTTCACCGGAACGTTCGACCCGATCACGCTCGGGCACCTCGATGTCATCTCCCGAGGACGATTGCTGTTCGAACACCTGGTCGTGGCCATCGGTGTCAATCCGACCAAGCAGGTCCTCTTCCCGATCGAAGAACGGGTCGATCTGGCCCAGCGCGTCCTCGGTCAATTCGAAAACGTCGAGGTCCGGGCCTTCGAGGGACTCACCGTCGATTTTGTGCGGAGCATCGGTGCTCGGGTCATCTTGCGGGGCTTGCGCACCCTTTCCGACATGGAATATGAATTCAGTATGACCCTGACCAACCACCGGCTCGACCCCGGCATCGAAACCGTCTTCCTGATGGCAGACGGCGAATATGCTCACGTCTCCAGTTCCTTGATCAAACAAGTCGCCCGCTACGGCGGTCCCGAGGCCCTCGGGCGGTTCGTGCCCAAGGCCCTGGTCACTCCAATCCTGGAGAAGGTCCGCAACGCGCTCGTCTGA
- a CDS encoding aminotransferase class V-fold PLP-dependent enzyme — translation MDWKAIRDAEFPVTERWAYLDHAAIAPIPRRAGDAMRAWVTEQETNGCIHWMTWRNELEVVRQRAARLIHAEPAEIAFITSTTMGIGLVAEGFPWKEGDNLVTPAEEYPSNLFPWMNLASRGVETRPVRSRDGRIWIDDLLAVMDDRTRLLAISHVEFASGFRNDLDALAEVCHQRGVALFVDAIQGLGPLTIDVRRTPIDFLAADGHKWLLGPEGAGLLFIRSDWIDRLRPILVGSNSVTSSYNDPEPAFDLKPDAGRWEGGCYNMAGLLGFGNSLELFLELGPDRVSDRILDRAEGVRDRARSAGWTVLGSDRPSDRSGIVVLDRPGTDPDAIVRALRASGVSISARRGKLRISPHLYNSDDDLDRLAEGLRASS, via the coding sequence ATGGACTGGAAGGCGATCCGAGACGCCGAGTTCCCCGTGACCGAGCGCTGGGCCTACCTCGACCACGCCGCCATCGCCCCCATTCCTCGGCGGGCCGGCGACGCCATGCGGGCCTGGGTCACGGAACAGGAAACCAATGGTTGCATCCACTGGATGACCTGGCGGAACGAACTGGAAGTGGTCCGCCAGCGGGCCGCTCGCCTGATTCACGCCGAACCCGCTGAAATTGCCTTCATCACCAGCACGACCATGGGCATCGGTCTGGTGGCCGAAGGCTTCCCCTGGAAGGAGGGGGATAACCTCGTCACCCCGGCCGAGGAGTACCCGTCGAACCTGTTCCCCTGGATGAACCTGGCCTCCCGAGGCGTGGAAACCCGGCCCGTTCGGAGCCGCGACGGTCGGATCTGGATCGACGACCTCCTGGCCGTCATGGACGACCGCACCCGATTGCTCGCCATCAGCCACGTCGAGTTTGCCTCCGGATTTCGCAACGACCTCGACGCCCTGGCCGAAGTCTGCCACCAGCGCGGCGTCGCCCTGTTTGTCGATGCCATTCAGGGGCTCGGCCCCCTGACAATCGACGTCCGCCGGACCCCGATCGACTTCCTCGCGGCTGATGGGCACAAGTGGCTCCTCGGCCCCGAGGGAGCCGGCCTTCTGTTCATCCGATCCGACTGGATCGACCGACTTCGGCCGATCCTTGTCGGCTCGAACAGCGTCACCAGCTCCTACAACGATCCCGAACCCGCCTTCGATTTGAAGCCCGATGCCGGACGATGGGAAGGGGGCTGCTACAATATGGCCGGCTTGCTCGGCTTCGGGAATAGCCTCGAACTGTTCCTCGAACTCGGGCCCGATCGGGTCTCCGATCGTATCCTCGATCGGGCCGAGGGGGTCCGCGACCGTGCCCGCTCTGCCGGCTGGACGGTCCTCGGGTCCGACCGGCCCTCGGATCGCTCGGGAATCGTCGTCCTCGACCGCCCGGGGACCGACCCCGACGCCATCGTCCGCGCCCTCCGCGCCTCGGGGGTCTCCATCAGTGCGAGGCGCGGCAAGCTGCGAATCAGCCCCCATCTCTACAACTCCGACGACGATCTCGACCGCCTGGCCGAGGGGCTGCGCGCGTCCTCCTGA